The DNA segment CCAAGCTCCAGCTACGctactaataataaataagtcaccTCGAGGTAGGCCTCAGCTTCTTCGCTCGATGCCTTAGGCTGCCGCTGGGTGGTGCTAGAATTCCACTTTGCCGCCACCGCTTGGGGACCCTGACGTGCGGTTAGGCTACGGAAGccgcctccttctcccccccgtTCTCCCCCAACCATGGCCGACGTGGAGGACGGAGACGAGTCGGCTGTCGCTACTTCCCACGCGGGTTTCTCCGGCTCTAAGGCGGGCGGAGTCGACAAGATGTTTTCGCTGAAGAAGTGGAACGCCGTGGCCATGTGGAGCTGGGACGTCGAGTGCGACACTTGCGCCATCTGCCGGGTGCAGGTCATGGGTAAGACGGCGCGATGAAGCGGGGCCGGGAACAAAGGCCTCACTCCTGCGGTCTCCTCAGTCCTTTCCCGAACCTTAACCCTGGGCTGGGCCGGGGTGGACCAGGCCAGACCTCGTCTCTCCTCCTCGCCTTGAGGGTGTCTTTGGTAGCGTTTTCTTGCTAGTATTTCGGAGGTAGCGGAGCACTGGTGTTTCCTCCgccagggagagggaggagagggtcTGCTTCTCGGCGGCCTTAGAAGGGGCTGCTTTTTGTCGCCACCAGCACTGTTAAGAAGATGCGTATGCTAATATGCACCGATAAGAAGATATACATACTCTGCGCCCCTTCCTAACCCTTAAATCAGAGGGGGAATTCCTGGCTGCTTCCCTCTGCGGATAATCTCATTACTCCTGGCCACCTAACGAGCCCCCCTCCTCGCAGGCTGAGGTCCCTGTTCCCCTAGTATTGGGCCTTTATCCAGAGAGAACATCTAGGCTACTgtcattca comes from the Rhineura floridana isolate rRhiFlo1 chromosome 7, rRhiFlo1.hap2, whole genome shotgun sequence genome and includes:
- the RNF7 gene encoding RING-box protein 2 isoform X1 gives rise to the protein MADVEDGDESAVATSHAGFSGSKAGGVDKMFSLKKWNAVAMWSWDVECDTCAICRVQVMDACLRCQAENKQEDCVVVWGECNHSFHNCCMSLWVKQNNRCPLCQQDWVVQRIGK
- the RNF7 gene encoding RING-box protein 2 isoform X5 — its product is MADVEDGDESAVATSHAGFSGSKAGGVDKMFSLKKWNAVAMWSWDVECDTCAICRVQVMDACLRCQAENKQEDCVGIIAFGLALRRKCLKCSIGFAPFR
- the RNF7 gene encoding RING-box protein 2 isoform X7, whose protein sequence is MADVEDGDESAVATSHAGFSGSKAGGVDKMFSLKKWNAVAMWSWDVECDTCAICRVQMPALDVKLKTNKKIVSWSGESVIIPSTIAACHSG
- the RNF7 gene encoding RING-box protein 2 isoform X4, which gives rise to MADVEDGDESAVATSHAGFSGSKAGGVDKMFSLKKWNAVAMWSWDVECDTCAICRVQVMDACLRCQAENKQEDCVGIIAFGLALRRKCLKCSIGGLGRV